The Mycobacterium seoulense genome has a window encoding:
- a CDS encoding epoxide hydrolase family protein yields MEPFRIDVPDEVLDDLRARLARTRWPDAECVDDWSQGMPLAYTRELAAYWAGEYDWRSREAALNRFDQFVTEIDGLDVHFIHQRSPHEGAFPLLITHGWPGSIVEFHKVIEPLTNPASGRAEDAFHVVCPSLPGYGFSGKPTRTGWGVEKVAAAWETLMLRLGYDRYGAQGGDWGAAVTTQIGRNEGHCAAIHLNMPIGRPTPESLKNPTEEELRAMAALADHRKWGTGYSKQQSTRPQTLGYGLADSPVGQLAWIVEKFWAWADCDGHPENVFTRDELLDNVMVYWVTDTGASSARLYWESFRVWGQLDRVELPTGVAAFPGELLKAPRSWCEPVYNITHWTAMPRGGHFAAFEQPELFVEDVRAFFATVRS; encoded by the coding sequence GTGGAACCTTTTCGTATCGACGTCCCGGACGAGGTGCTCGACGACCTGCGGGCGCGGCTCGCCCGTACCCGCTGGCCGGATGCCGAATGCGTGGACGACTGGAGCCAGGGCATGCCGCTGGCCTACACCCGCGAGCTGGCCGCCTATTGGGCCGGTGAGTACGACTGGCGCTCACGCGAGGCCGCGCTGAACCGCTTCGACCAGTTCGTTACCGAGATCGACGGGCTGGACGTTCATTTCATCCACCAGCGCTCGCCGCATGAGGGCGCCTTCCCGCTGCTGATCACCCACGGCTGGCCCGGCTCGATCGTGGAGTTCCACAAGGTGATCGAGCCGCTGACGAACCCGGCGTCCGGGCGCGCCGAGGACGCCTTCCACGTGGTCTGCCCGTCGCTGCCGGGATACGGGTTTTCCGGCAAGCCGACGCGCACGGGCTGGGGTGTGGAGAAGGTCGCCGCGGCCTGGGAGACGTTGATGCTGCGCCTGGGCTACGACCGCTACGGCGCCCAGGGCGGCGACTGGGGCGCCGCGGTGACCACGCAGATCGGGCGAAACGAGGGCCACTGCGCGGCGATCCACCTCAACATGCCGATCGGGCGGCCCACGCCGGAGTCCCTTAAGAACCCGACCGAGGAAGAGCTGCGGGCAATGGCCGCGCTGGCCGACCACCGGAAGTGGGGCACCGGCTATTCCAAGCAGCAGTCCACCCGGCCGCAGACCCTGGGCTACGGGCTGGCCGATTCGCCGGTGGGGCAGCTGGCGTGGATCGTCGAGAAGTTCTGGGCGTGGGCCGATTGCGACGGCCATCCCGAGAACGTGTTCACCCGCGACGAGCTGCTGGACAACGTGATGGTCTATTGGGTGACCGACACCGGCGCGTCCTCGGCCCGCCTGTACTGGGAGAGCTTCAGGGTGTGGGGCCAGCTGGACCGCGTCGAATTGCCCACGGGCGTGGCGGCTTTCCCGGGCGAGCTGCTGAAGGCGCCGAGGAGCTGGTGCGAGCCGGTCTACAACATCACGCACTGGACAGCCATGCCGCGCGGTGGGCACTTCGCCGCGTTCGAGCAACCGGAGCTGTTCGTCGAGGACGTCCGCGCGTTCTTCGCGACGGTGCGGTCCTAG
- a CDS encoding DUF1330 domain-containing protein yields the protein MSTSVETTPEQVAALAARPADAPVVMVNLLQFKKPGGLDRYLQYGAEVAPHLDRVGAKIRYGGTSPGVVIGDGREPWWDAILIVEYPTPAAFLEMVTSPEYARVHEHRAAALDRGDLIATSSWMAAEQFS from the coding sequence ATGAGCACTTCGGTAGAGACCACCCCCGAGCAGGTGGCCGCCCTGGCGGCGCGACCGGCCGACGCTCCGGTCGTGATGGTCAACCTGTTGCAGTTCAAGAAGCCCGGCGGCCTGGATCGTTATCTGCAATACGGGGCGGAAGTCGCGCCACACCTGGATCGCGTCGGCGCCAAGATCCGCTACGGCGGCACGTCTCCGGGCGTCGTCATCGGCGACGGCCGGGAACCATGGTGGGATGCGATCCTGATCGTCGAATACCCCACGCCGGCAGCCTTTTTGGAGATGGTCACCTCCCCGGAGTACGCCAGGGTGCACGAGCACCGCGCCGCAGCCCTTGACCGCGGCGATCTGATCGCGACGTCGAGCTGGATGGCCGCCGAGCAATTCAGCTAG
- a CDS encoding 2,4'-dihydroxyacetophenone dioxygenase family protein — protein sequence MTLAAEPTSAKTSSGSPLPLTALPQGELLTVNESDNPLLRDALAPGVHFKPLRLDLEAGCWVVLAVLSPGAQLPVHYHTGVAEAYTLAGRWYYLEYPDQPQTAGSYLYEPAGSVHTFVCPESNTEDTVVFIRVEGANINFTEDGQFHSVLDAVMIRHLTPLIAEAQQAGPVNYIGGGAAGLMAKQA from the coding sequence ATGACGCTCGCCGCCGAACCAACCTCAGCCAAGACAAGTTCCGGCTCCCCGCTGCCGCTGACCGCGCTGCCGCAGGGTGAGCTGCTGACGGTCAACGAGTCCGACAACCCCCTGCTACGCGACGCGCTGGCGCCCGGAGTGCATTTCAAGCCGCTTCGGCTCGATCTCGAGGCCGGATGCTGGGTGGTGCTGGCCGTTCTCAGCCCGGGAGCGCAGCTACCCGTGCACTACCACACCGGTGTCGCCGAGGCCTACACCCTTGCGGGTCGCTGGTATTACCTCGAGTACCCCGACCAGCCACAGACCGCCGGTTCCTACCTGTACGAGCCCGCCGGATCGGTACACACCTTCGTCTGCCCCGAGTCCAACACCGAGGACACGGTCGTCTTCATCCGCGTCGAGGGAGCCAACATCAACTTCACCGAGGACGGTCAGTTCCACTCGGTCCTGGACGCGGTGATGATCCGTCACCTGACCCCGTTGATCGCCGAGGCGCAACAGGCGGGACCGGTCAACTACATCGGCGGCGGAGCCGCCGGCTTGATGGCGAAGCAGGCATGA
- a CDS encoding AraC family transcriptional regulator, with the protein MSVVRGTALSNYPELVTDLGGDPERLLRRAGIRPTDIGKYEVFVPLRGVVLALESAAEETETPDFGRRLAQRQGIEILGPVGVAARTAATVGDAMAIFGTFLAAYSPALSVHAAPLPDRPERSFMEFQILMERLPSAIQSVELSLGVILKVLRLLLGGQYCPLSVHVPHEPVTPAAQYREYFGCRPYFAEPATGFTLRTADLSGSLRHDELAHRAMVEYLSTLIGRRGPDISQSVRTIARQLLPAGAAKLEVIAAQFNVHPKTLQRRLADEGTTFFEVIDDLRRDTAEHYLRDTDINLSHLTRELGYTEQSVLTRSCKRWFGIGPAAYRRALRSRRRPAIS; encoded by the coding sequence ATGTCGGTGGTGCGCGGCACGGCGCTGTCAAACTATCCGGAACTGGTCACCGATTTGGGCGGTGACCCGGAACGGTTGCTGCGCCGCGCGGGAATTCGGCCAACGGACATCGGCAAATACGAGGTGTTCGTGCCCCTGCGGGGAGTTGTTTTGGCGCTGGAGTCGGCCGCCGAAGAAACCGAAACACCGGATTTCGGCCGCCGCCTGGCTCAGCGACAGGGCATCGAGATCCTCGGCCCGGTGGGGGTGGCGGCCCGCACGGCGGCCACCGTGGGTGATGCGATGGCGATCTTCGGTACGTTCTTGGCCGCCTACAGCCCGGCCCTGTCGGTTCACGCGGCGCCGCTGCCGGACCGGCCCGAGCGCTCCTTTATGGAGTTCCAGATTCTCATGGAGCGGTTGCCGTCCGCTATCCAAAGTGTTGAGCTGTCCCTCGGCGTGATCCTGAAGGTGTTGCGGCTACTGCTCGGCGGGCAGTACTGCCCGCTGTCGGTGCACGTGCCCCACGAGCCGGTCACCCCCGCCGCGCAGTACCGTGAATACTTCGGGTGCAGGCCGTATTTCGCCGAGCCTGCCACCGGGTTCACCCTTCGAACCGCCGACTTGAGCGGCTCGCTTCGTCACGACGAGCTGGCTCACCGCGCCATGGTCGAGTACCTCAGCACCCTGATCGGCCGGCGAGGCCCGGACATCAGCCAGTCGGTCCGCACCATTGCACGACAGCTGCTGCCCGCCGGCGCCGCCAAACTCGAGGTGATCGCTGCGCAGTTCAACGTCCATCCCAAGACGCTGCAGCGCAGGTTGGCCGACGAGGGCACAACGTTTTTCGAGGTGATCGACGATTTGCGGCGCGACACCGCCGAACACTACCTGCGCGACACCGACATCAACCTGTCGCACCTGACACGGGAACTCGGCTACACCGAGCAGAGCGTGCTGACCCGCTCGTGCAAACGCTGGTTCGGAATCGGGCCGGCGGCCTACCGGCGTGCGCTACGCTCCCGCAGACGTCCCGCGATCTCCTGA
- a CDS encoding WS/DGAT/MGAT family O-acyltransferase, translating to MKFTAPIDALCLVAESREHPMHVGGLQLFTPPQGAGPEFVRDIYQAMMASRDVAPAFRKRPAKTLGGFNNALWTVDDDADLSYHVRRSALPAPGRVRELLDLTSRLHGTLLDRHRPLWETHLIEGLGDGRFAVYTKMHHAIVDGVSALRMLQGALSSDPQDTEIRVPWATPPRQGRQRARRSRRATLAGAIGAVAGFAPGTLSLTRAALLEQHMTLPFRAPRTMLNVPIGGARRCAAQSWPLERIKGVKNAAGVTVNDVVLAMCAGALRAYLTDHSALPDKPLTALVPVNLRTERDTDGGNVVSGVLCNLATDLDDPAERLRAIRESMRDNKQVLSQLPRAQAMALGVSLLAPAAFSGIPGLGAATPPPFNICISNVPGVQNPLYYNGARLDGNYPLSIAVDGQALNITLATSADSLDFGLVGCPRAVPHLQRVLGHLESSLKDMERAVGL from the coding sequence ATGAAATTCACCGCACCGATCGACGCCTTGTGCTTGGTGGCCGAGTCGCGCGAGCATCCCATGCACGTCGGCGGCCTGCAGCTGTTCACACCTCCACAGGGGGCCGGACCGGAGTTCGTCCGCGACATTTACCAGGCGATGATGGCGAGCCGCGACGTCGCGCCCGCCTTCCGGAAGCGTCCGGCGAAGACGCTCGGCGGCTTCAACAACGCGTTGTGGACCGTCGACGACGACGCCGACCTCAGCTACCACGTACGGCGCTCGGCGCTGCCCGCACCCGGTCGGGTTCGTGAGCTACTCGACTTGACGTCGCGGCTGCACGGCACCCTGCTCGATCGGCATCGCCCGCTGTGGGAAACGCATCTCATCGAGGGGTTGGGCGATGGACGGTTCGCCGTCTACACCAAGATGCATCACGCGATCGTCGACGGTGTGTCCGCACTGCGAATGCTGCAGGGCGCGTTGAGTTCCGACCCGCAGGACACCGAGATCCGGGTCCCGTGGGCAACGCCGCCGCGGCAGGGCCGACAGCGGGCGCGCCGCAGCCGCCGTGCAACGCTGGCGGGCGCCATCGGAGCCGTGGCGGGCTTTGCCCCGGGAACGCTCTCGCTCACCCGCGCCGCGCTGCTCGAGCAGCACATGACCCTGCCGTTCCGGGCTCCGCGCACGATGCTGAACGTCCCGATCGGCGGGGCGCGGCGTTGCGCGGCGCAGTCCTGGCCGCTGGAACGGATCAAGGGCGTCAAGAACGCCGCGGGGGTGACGGTCAACGATGTCGTTCTGGCCATGTGCGCCGGCGCGCTGCGCGCCTACCTCACCGACCACAGCGCGCTGCCGGACAAGCCGCTGACCGCGCTGGTTCCGGTGAACCTGCGCACCGAGCGCGACACCGACGGCGGGAACGTCGTCTCGGGCGTGCTGTGCAACCTGGCCACCGATCTCGATGACCCGGCAGAACGCCTGCGCGCCATTCGTGAGTCGATGCGCGACAACAAGCAGGTGCTGTCCCAGCTGCCGCGGGCTCAGGCGATGGCGCTGGGGGTGTCCTTGCTGGCGCCGGCGGCCTTCAGCGGGATTCCGGGCCTCGGCGCGGCGACCCCGCCGCCCTTCAACATCTGTATTTCCAACGTCCCGGGTGTGCAGAATCCGTTGTACTACAACGGCGCCCGCCTTGACGGCAACTACCCGTTGTCGATCGCTGTGGATGGGCAGGCCCTCAACATCACGCTGGCCACCAGTGCCGACAGTCTCGACTTCGGCCTTGTCGGATGCCCCCGCGCCGTGCCGCACCTGCAGCGCGTGCTCGGCCATCTGGAATCGTCGCTCAAAGACATGGAGCGGGCGGTCGGACTGTGA
- a CDS encoding alpha/beta fold hydrolase — MSMPRLDGVSHRFVDVGGGVRIHVAETGPADGPPVMLVHGFPQNWWEWRELIGPLAADGYRVLCPDLRGAGWSSAPASRYGKVGMADDLAAVLDRLGAEPVALVAHDWGGPVSFIMMLRHPEMVRGYFGVNTVAPWLKPDLATLRHLWRFWYQLPIALPLVGPRVIADPKGRFLRLLSSWVGGGFSMPGDDFWLYARRMREPGHAVAGSRWYRTFLTREFLPWVAGRYADARVEVPVRWLHGTDDPVLTPTLLRGYQAQVRDFDVELVDGVGHWFAEQRPDILLERLRNFLARI; from the coding sequence ATGTCAATGCCGCGACTCGACGGGGTGAGCCACCGGTTTGTGGACGTGGGCGGCGGCGTCAGAATCCACGTGGCCGAAACGGGACCGGCCGACGGGCCGCCGGTGATGCTGGTGCACGGCTTCCCGCAGAATTGGTGGGAGTGGCGCGAGCTCATCGGGCCTCTGGCGGCCGACGGGTACCGGGTGCTCTGCCCGGATCTGCGTGGCGCCGGCTGGAGTTCAGCACCGGCGTCCCGGTACGGCAAGGTCGGCATGGCCGACGACCTGGCCGCCGTGCTCGACCGGCTGGGCGCCGAGCCGGTAGCCCTCGTCGCCCACGACTGGGGCGGACCGGTCTCCTTCATCATGATGCTGCGCCACCCCGAAATGGTGAGGGGTTACTTCGGGGTCAACACCGTCGCGCCCTGGCTAAAACCCGATCTGGCGACGCTGCGCCACCTGTGGCGGTTCTGGTATCAGCTTCCCATCGCACTGCCGCTGGTGGGTCCACGCGTCATTGCCGACCCCAAGGGCCGGTTCCTGCGACTGCTGAGTTCGTGGGTGGGAGGCGGCTTTTCGATGCCCGGGGACGATTTCTGGCTGTACGCGCGGCGCATGCGGGAACCCGGCCACGCTGTCGCCGGATCGCGTTGGTACCGCACCTTTTTGACGCGGGAGTTCTTGCCGTGGGTTGCCGGTCGATACGCCGATGCCCGCGTGGAGGTTCCCGTCCGCTGGCTACACGGTACCGACGACCCGGTGCTCACTCCCACGCTGCTGCGCGGATACCAGGCGCAGGTCCGCGACTTCGACGTGGAACTGGTCGACGGGGTGGGCCACTGGTTCGCCGAACAGCGCCCCGACATCCTGCTCGAACGGCTTCGCAACTTCCTCGCCCGCATCTGA
- a CDS encoding SDR family NAD(P)-dependent oxidoreductase, with protein sequence MASPASRAAGADRASATPGETSSRMHDAVWQSQWRERATLMPFRIDVCDDVLEDLRSRLRRTRWPEAECVDDWSQGMPLAYTRDLAGYWADEYDWRSSEAALFACAELSKTCPDSSRLQARLRVSVGVTPHESTCLEGSTMAKNINLTGKIAVVTGAGSGIGAATARLLARHGAKVHVADINADAAAAVAGEIGGGAVDHAIDVSHPEEVEALAKAVFDQDGRVDILHNNAGIGHGADIDATTVEDWQRVIGVNLLGVAYGVQAFVPRMLEQGHPATVINTASEAGLHPIARMAPYCASKFGVVGMSEALNAELRPRGIRVVALCPGIINTPIVREGTMRGDLSTEQAKIAAFYDKHGASPDTVAAAVLDAIARPRLIVATPRTHVLAPYVLHRISPRLVQPLARVLPKVMTRG encoded by the coding sequence ATGGCTTCGCCGGCGTCGAGGGCAGCCGGCGCCGACCGGGCATCGGCTACGCCTGGCGAGACTTCATCCCGAATGCATGATGCCGTGTGGCAGTCTCAGTGGCGTGAACGAGCAACCCTGATGCCGTTTCGCATCGACGTCTGCGACGATGTCCTGGAAGATCTGCGCTCGCGCCTGCGGCGCACGCGTTGGCCGGAAGCCGAATGCGTGGACGACTGGAGCCAGGGCATGCCGCTGGCATACACCCGCGACCTGGCCGGCTATTGGGCCGACGAATACGACTGGCGCTCAAGTGAGGCCGCGCTGTTCGCCTGTGCCGAATTGTCAAAAACCTGTCCTGATTCATCAAGACTCCAGGCCCGGTTGCGCGTCAGTGTTGGCGTCACGCCACATGAATCGACGTGTCTGGAAGGAAGCACCATGGCAAAGAACATCAACCTCACCGGCAAGATCGCCGTCGTCACCGGCGCGGGATCGGGGATCGGTGCGGCGACCGCGCGCCTGCTGGCCCGGCATGGGGCCAAAGTCCACGTCGCCGACATCAATGCCGACGCGGCCGCCGCCGTGGCTGGTGAAATAGGTGGCGGCGCAGTCGATCATGCGATCGACGTGAGCCACCCGGAAGAGGTCGAGGCATTGGCCAAGGCCGTCTTCGACCAGGACGGGCGTGTCGACATCCTGCACAACAACGCCGGCATCGGCCACGGAGCGGACATCGACGCCACCACCGTCGAGGACTGGCAGCGCGTCATCGGGGTCAACCTGCTCGGCGTCGCCTACGGCGTGCAGGCATTCGTCCCTCGAATGCTCGAGCAAGGCCACCCTGCCACCGTGATCAACACGGCGTCCGAGGCGGGGCTGCACCCCATCGCGCGGATGGCGCCCTACTGCGCGTCCAAGTTCGGAGTCGTCGGGATGAGTGAAGCCCTCAATGCCGAGTTGCGGCCGCGCGGCATCCGCGTCGTCGCGCTGTGCCCGGGCATCATCAACACTCCGATCGTCCGGGAAGGGACCATGCGCGGCGACCTCAGCACCGAACAGGCGAAGATCGCGGCGTTCTACGACAAGCACGGCGCGTCACCGGACACCGTCGCCGCCGCGGTGCTCGACGCGATCGCGCGCCCACGGCTGATCGTCGCCACGCCGCGGACGCACGTGCTGGCACCCTATGTGCTGCATAGGATTTCGCCTCGACTGGTGCAGCCCCTGGCCCGCGTCCTTCCGAAGGTCATGACCCGCGGCTAG
- a CDS encoding LuxR C-terminal-related transcriptional regulator, which translates to MTDTDRLVTGRPGRSAEARAVEDFLASASTAPSALVIEGDPGIGKTTLWLSALDQARERGFAVLAARASATDSVLAYASLADLIVDAGLDATPLPDPQRLAIDRILLRAKTDGQPTDQRTVAAAFFSAMQILAETSPVLVAVDDLQWLDPSSAQAIGFAARRATGPVGLLATFRTNSHHDGAPSWFAPPPPAELTRIRLGPLSVGALHSAVSRRLGRSLSRPQMSRIYEVSAGNPFYAIELARALLDQPPGAHVSMPATLMELVHNRIGTLDPAARQALLAMACVGAPTIGDIACAIGSDTDHALGLLEVAETQGIVEISGNRVQFIHPLLARGCYDDATAAQRRAMHRCLAELVTEPELRARHLALSDPTGEPQTLEALDTAAHIARMRGAPAAAAELLELAIGLGGDTAARRILCATHHFNAGNAAHARIMLKQTLVSVATAKQRAEALNVLGLMSHLEGSVIEGADQLERALANAGDDLALRVQILVSLSWIQTHNADQLAASARSIADAVASAVRLNDTQLLSQALGMNVVVHLLLGSGCDDQKLCRAVELENQQAATTVMFRPTVHDALASAWTGRLDLAHDKFVAIRRNCIDHGEESELVFVTFHQVLNEIWRADLTEAAQLAEDTVERARQLGGTLSLAAALTARALVAAYSGREHEARHDVDEAIGPMRESGTELLTAWTVAVLGFLEVSLGNYQAAIDALEPLLARVGAAPNATEIFVAWFLPDAVESLIQSGRMDEAAPWIEILESNGRRLERAWMLAVGARCRAMLLAARGDLAAATAAAQTAMTEHDRLPMPFERARTQLLLGQLQRRQRHRDTARANVGAALAVFDELDTPLWSAKARASLARSDISTGTAKLLTAGERRVAELAASGMTNREVATALFISPKTVEVHLSHVYRKLDVRTRAELVRRVDQLDL; encoded by the coding sequence GTGACTGACACCGACAGGCTCGTAACGGGCCGGCCGGGGCGCTCGGCTGAGGCTCGCGCCGTCGAGGACTTCCTCGCCTCGGCAAGCACTGCACCGTCCGCTTTGGTGATCGAGGGCGACCCTGGCATCGGCAAGACGACGTTGTGGTTGTCGGCGCTCGACCAAGCCCGCGAACGCGGTTTTGCGGTGCTGGCCGCGCGGGCGTCGGCCACCGATTCCGTTCTGGCCTACGCCTCGTTGGCCGACCTTATTGTCGACGCCGGGCTCGATGCGACGCCGCTGCCGGATCCGCAACGTCTCGCGATCGACCGGATCCTGTTGCGCGCCAAAACCGACGGCCAGCCCACCGATCAGCGCACGGTGGCCGCGGCATTTTTCTCCGCGATGCAGATTCTTGCCGAGACGTCACCGGTGCTGGTGGCCGTCGACGATCTGCAGTGGCTGGATCCCTCCAGCGCCCAAGCGATCGGTTTCGCCGCACGACGAGCCACTGGACCCGTCGGCTTGCTGGCCACCTTCCGCACCAACAGCCACCACGACGGTGCACCGTCCTGGTTTGCCCCACCCCCACCCGCAGAATTGACGCGGATCCGACTGGGCCCGTTGAGCGTTGGTGCGCTTCACTCGGCGGTGTCGCGGCGCCTTGGCCGCTCGCTATCGCGGCCCCAGATGTCACGCATCTATGAAGTCTCGGCCGGAAACCCGTTCTATGCCATCGAACTGGCCCGCGCGCTGCTCGACCAGCCACCGGGCGCACACGTGTCGATGCCGGCCACACTGATGGAGCTGGTGCACAACCGCATCGGCACACTCGACCCGGCGGCACGCCAAGCGCTGCTGGCCATGGCCTGCGTGGGCGCACCGACCATCGGCGACATCGCATGCGCAATCGGCAGCGACACCGACCACGCTCTCGGACTGCTCGAAGTCGCCGAAACACAGGGCATCGTTGAGATTTCCGGCAATCGTGTCCAATTCATCCACCCCCTGCTGGCCCGCGGCTGCTACGACGACGCCACCGCGGCCCAGCGCCGCGCAATGCACCGATGCCTGGCCGAACTCGTGACCGAACCCGAACTGCGCGCCCGCCACCTCGCGCTGTCCGACCCCACCGGCGAACCGCAAACCCTAGAAGCCCTCGACACCGCCGCCCACATCGCCCGCATGCGCGGCGCCCCCGCCGCCGCAGCCGAACTGCTCGAACTCGCAATCGGTCTAGGCGGTGACACCGCAGCACGTCGGATCCTCTGTGCCACCCACCATTTCAACGCAGGAAACGCGGCGCATGCCCGGATTATGCTCAAGCAGACCCTAGTATCGGTCGCGACCGCGAAGCAGCGAGCCGAAGCGTTGAATGTGCTGGGTCTGATGAGTCATCTCGAGGGCAGTGTGATCGAGGGTGCCGATCAACTCGAGCGTGCCCTCGCCAACGCGGGAGATGATCTCGCGTTGCGTGTGCAGATACTTGTGTCGCTGTCCTGGATTCAGACCCACAACGCCGATCAACTCGCTGCGTCGGCGCGCAGCATCGCAGATGCTGTTGCGAGTGCCGTTCGCCTGAACGACACGCAACTCCTCAGCCAAGCGCTCGGCATGAATGTTGTGGTGCACTTGCTGCTCGGCAGCGGTTGCGATGATCAAAAACTCTGCCGTGCAGTGGAGTTGGAGAACCAACAGGCCGCGACAACGGTAATGTTTCGCCCAACGGTTCACGATGCACTCGCCTCGGCCTGGACCGGACGACTCGACCTGGCCCATGACAAGTTCGTTGCCATCAGAAGGAACTGTATAGATCACGGCGAGGAGAGCGAGCTTGTCTTCGTCACGTTTCACCAGGTCCTCAACGAAATCTGGCGAGCCGACCTCACCGAGGCTGCCCAGCTGGCCGAGGACACGGTTGAACGGGCACGTCAGCTTGGTGGGACGCTGTCGCTCGCTGCGGCTTTGACCGCCCGGGCGCTCGTTGCCGCCTACAGTGGCCGGGAGCACGAGGCTCGTCACGACGTGGACGAGGCGATCGGACCGATGCGAGAATCCGGCACGGAGCTCCTCACGGCGTGGACCGTAGCGGTCTTGGGATTTCTTGAAGTTTCGCTGGGCAATTATCAGGCGGCCATCGATGCGCTCGAACCACTGCTGGCCAGGGTCGGGGCCGCGCCGAATGCAACGGAGATATTCGTCGCCTGGTTTCTCCCGGACGCCGTCGAGTCGCTCATCCAATCGGGCCGGATGGACGAGGCGGCACCATGGATCGAAATTCTGGAAAGCAATGGCCGGCGGCTTGAGCGCGCCTGGATGCTGGCCGTCGGCGCCCGCTGCCGCGCGATGCTGTTGGCCGCACGGGGTGACCTGGCCGCGGCGACCGCGGCGGCCCAGACCGCGATGACCGAACATGACCGGCTGCCGATGCCGTTCGAGCGGGCCCGCACCCAGCTGCTGCTCGGTCAGCTGCAGCGCCGCCAACGCCACCGCGACACCGCCCGCGCCAACGTCGGTGCGGCGCTGGCGGTGTTCGACGAACTGGATACCCCACTGTGGTCGGCGAAGGCTCGGGCGTCGTTGGCCCGTTCCGACATCAGCACGGGCACGGCCAAACTATTGACGGCAGGCGAGCGGCGCGTGGCCGAGCTCGCCGCGTCGGGCATGACCAACCGGGAGGTAGCCACCGCGTTGTTCATCAGCCCCAAGACCGTCGAAGTGCACCTCAGCCACGTCTACCGCAAGCTCGACGTGCGCACCCGCGCGGAATTGGTCCGCCGCGTCGACCAACTCGACTTGTGA
- a CDS encoding peroxiredoxin, producing MLSVGATAPDFTLRDQNQQRVTLSAYRGAKNVLLVFFPLAFTGICQGELDQLRDHLPDFENDDSAALAISVGPPPTHRIWSLESGFTFPVLSDFWPHGEVSQAYGVFNDEAGYPNRGTFVIDRSGIIRFAEMKQPGESRNQRLWTDALTALRD from the coding sequence ATGCTGTCCGTCGGCGCCACCGCCCCGGACTTCACACTGCGCGACCAGAATCAACAGCGTGTCACGCTGAGCGCCTACCGCGGCGCCAAGAACGTCCTGTTGGTGTTCTTCCCGCTGGCCTTCACCGGCATCTGCCAGGGCGAGCTGGATCAGCTGCGCGATCACCTGCCCGACTTCGAGAACGACGACAGCGCGGCGCTGGCCATCTCGGTCGGGCCGCCGCCCACCCACCGGATCTGGTCGCTGGAGAGCGGGTTCACCTTCCCGGTGCTGTCGGACTTCTGGCCGCACGGCGAGGTCAGCCAGGCCTACGGCGTGTTCAACGACGAGGCCGGCTACCCCAACCGCGGCACCTTCGTCATCGACCGTTCCGGCATCATCCGGTTCGCCGAGATGAAACAGCCCGGCGAATCCCGCAACCAGCGGCTGTGGACCGATGCGCTGACGGCTTTGCGGGACTGA
- a CDS encoding DUF3052 domain-containing protein, with protein sequence MVAADHAPGYARKLGIQRDQVVQEWGWDEDTDDEIRADVEEACGGELLDEDTDEVVDVVLLWWRDGDGDLVDTLMDAIGPLAEDGVIWVLTPKTGKPGHVLPAEIAEAAPTAGLMPTSSVNLGDWSASRLVQPKSRTGKR encoded by the coding sequence GTGGTCGCGGCGGATCACGCCCCGGGCTACGCCCGCAAACTGGGCATCCAACGAGACCAAGTTGTCCAGGAATGGGGCTGGGACGAGGACACCGACGACGAGATCCGCGCTGACGTCGAGGAAGCGTGCGGCGGTGAGTTGCTCGACGAGGACACCGACGAGGTGGTCGACGTCGTGCTGCTGTGGTGGCGCGACGGCGACGGCGACCTGGTGGACACCCTGATGGACGCGATCGGCCCGTTGGCCGAGGACGGCGTGATCTGGGTGTTGACGCCCAAGACCGGCAAGCCCGGTCACGTGCTGCCCGCCGAGATCGCCGAGGCGGCGCCCACCGCCGGTCTGATGCCGACCTCGTCGGTCAACCTGGGTGACTGGAGCGCCAGCCGGCTGGTGCAGCCGAAATCCCGAACCGGGAAGCGTTGA